The following are encoded together in the Macadamia integrifolia cultivar HAES 741 chromosome 10, SCU_Mint_v3, whole genome shotgun sequence genome:
- the LOC122092480 gene encoding polygalacturonase non-catalytic subunit AroGP2-like — MTHPIRLLGLLIIAFYSGSQAVNPFSQYWEEHIGLPHPPDWLAAKASPLSLHQMALFVKLMEENELVSHLCLFCKQANIACSTNALVKKTTNDETLPPIAHWNGEKVKYDDLPNATPLSVASQWGLQFFRESMVKEGGFILVPDLRDPMSFESFLPRPLASKIPFSFARIEELKKLFRVVDESKMAEYIQDTLEICDKSSIRGEQSTCVTSAEDLIDFVVRKFGYHVRVWSTESIDGSYENITIGAVKLIHGNLSEPPALCHSLPFLFQVYYCHVLQKIKLYVVDIHAQKKVNHAIMACHYDTSTWNPNHLAFKLLGFGPGLIEVCHWINKNAMVWTKTLA, encoded by the exons ATGACACATCCCATTCGGCTGCTTGGACTTCTGATAATAGCATTCTATAGT GGTTCTCAAGCTGTAAATCCCTTCTCACAGTACTGGGAAGAGCATATTGGACTCCCACACCCTCCAGATTGGTTAGCTGCAAAGGCTTCTCCATTAAGCCTCCATCAAATGGCATTGTTTGTGAAACTTATGGAGGAAAATGAATTGGTTTCTCACCTATGTTTGTTCTGTAAGCAAGCTAACATTGCTTGTTCCACAAATGCACTGGTGAAGAAGACAACAAATGACGAAACCCTGCCACCAATAGCCCATTGGAATGGTGAAAAAGTGAAATATGATGACCTTCCAAATGCAACACCCCTGTCGGTTGCTAGCCAGTGGGGATTGCAATTTTTCCGAGAGTCAATGGTGAAAGAGGGAGGTTTCATACTCGTTCCTGATCTAAGGGACCCAATGTCATTTGAATCATTTTTGCCGCGGCCTCTAGCAtcaaaaattccattttcctttgcCCGGATTGAGGAACTAAAGAAGCTTTTTAGGGTGGTGGATGAATCAAAAATGGCTGAGTATATTCAAGACACCCTTGAGATATGTGACAAGAGCTccattagaggtgagcaaagcaCTTGTGTAACTTCTGCCGAGGATCTCATTGATTTTGTTGTGAGGAAATTTGGGTATCATGTTCGCGTATGGAGTACTGAGAGCATCGATGGATCTTATGAGAATATCACAATtggagctgtgaaactcatCCATGGAAACCTCTCCGAACCACCAGCTTTATGTCATAGTCTGCCTTTTCTATTTCAAGTCTATTACTGTCAtgttttacaaaaaataaaactatatGTAGTTGATATACATGCTCAGAAGAAAGTGAATCATGCGATCATGGCATGCCACTATGATACATCAACTTGGAATCCAAACCATCTAGCTTTTAAGCTGTTGGGGTTTGGCCCAGGTCTAATTGAAGTCTGTCATTGGATAAATAAGAACGCAATGGTCTGGACAAAGACTCTAGCATGA
- the LOC122090484 gene encoding polygalacturonase non-catalytic subunit AroGP3-like isoform X2: MTHPILLLGLMIVAYLSVSQAENSFLQYWEDHIGLPHPPHWFVAKASPLSFHQTAMFMKLIEENQLASHLGSFCKHANIACSTNALVKKTMDDTTLPPMAQWNVLKLKYEGLPDETTLSVASQGGLPYFRESMVKEGSFIRIPDLRDPMAYKSFLPRPLASKIPFSVVRINELFKIFGVVDETNMNGYIRDTLEICEESPIRGEQCTCATSAEDLIDFVVEKLGHHVHMWSTENVEGSYENVTIEALKLIHGNLSESPILCHSQPFPFQVYYCHIFQKVKVYIVDIHARKKVNHTIMTCHYDTSTWNQNHVAFKLLGFGPGLIEVCHWITENGMVWTKTLG, translated from the exons ATGACACATCCCATTCTATTGCTTGGACTTATGATAGTAGCATACTTAAGT GTTTCCCAAGCTGAAAATTCCTTCTTGCAATACTGGGAAGATCATATTGGTCTTCCACACCCACCACATTGGTTTGTTGCAAAGGCTTCTCCATTAAGCTTCCATCAAACGGCAATGTTTATGAAACTAATAGAGGAAAATCAACTAGCTTCACACCTGGGTTCATTTTGTAAGCACGCTAATATTGCTTGTTCTACAAATGCATTGGTGAAGAAGACAATGGATGACACAACCTTGCCACCAATGGCCCAATGGAATGTCTTAAAGCTGAAATATGAAGGTCTTCCTGATGAAACAACTCTGTCAGTTGCCAGTCAAGGGGGATTGCCATATTTCCGGGAGTCAATGGTGAAAGAGGGAAGTTTCATACGTATCCCTGATTTAAGGGATCCAATGGCATATAAATCGTTCTTGCCACGGCCTTTGGcatcaaaaatcccattttctgTTGTCCGGATCAATGAATTATTTAAGATTTTTGGTGTGGTGGATGAAACAAACATGAATGGGTATATTCGGGACACCCTCGAGATATGTGAGGAGAGCCCCATTCGAGGTGAGCAATGCACATGTGCCACTTCAGCTGAAGATCTCATCGATTTTGTTGTCGAAAAATTAGGGCACCATGTACACATGTGGAGTACTGAGAACGTCGAAGGATCTTATGAAAATGTCACAATTGAAGCCCTGAAACTCATCCATGGAAACCTCTCTGAATCACCAATCTTATGTCATAGTCAGCCATttccatttcaagtctattATTGCCATATTTTCCAGAAAGTAAAAGTATATATAGTTGATATACATGCTCGGAAGAAAGTGAATCATACGATCATGACATGCCATTATGATACATCAACTTGGAATCAGAACCATGTTGCTTTTAAGTTGCTGGGTTTTGGCCCAGGCCTAATTGAAGTATGTCATTGGATAACCGAGAATGGAATGGTCTGGACAAAGACTCTAGGTTGA
- the LOC122090484 gene encoding polygalacturonase non-catalytic subunit AroGP3-like isoform X1, whose protein sequence is MTHPILLLGLMIVAYLSVRKNDVSQAENSFLQYWEDHIGLPHPPHWFVAKASPLSFHQTAMFMKLIEENQLASHLGSFCKHANIACSTNALVKKTMDDTTLPPMAQWNVLKLKYEGLPDETTLSVASQGGLPYFRESMVKEGSFIRIPDLRDPMAYKSFLPRPLASKIPFSVVRINELFKIFGVVDETNMNGYIRDTLEICEESPIRGEQCTCATSAEDLIDFVVEKLGHHVHMWSTENVEGSYENVTIEALKLIHGNLSESPILCHSQPFPFQVYYCHIFQKVKVYIVDIHARKKVNHTIMTCHYDTSTWNQNHVAFKLLGFGPGLIEVCHWITENGMVWTKTLG, encoded by the exons ATGACACATCCCATTCTATTGCTTGGACTTATGATAGTAGCATACTTAAGTGTAAGAAAAAATGAT GTTTCCCAAGCTGAAAATTCCTTCTTGCAATACTGGGAAGATCATATTGGTCTTCCACACCCACCACATTGGTTTGTTGCAAAGGCTTCTCCATTAAGCTTCCATCAAACGGCAATGTTTATGAAACTAATAGAGGAAAATCAACTAGCTTCACACCTGGGTTCATTTTGTAAGCACGCTAATATTGCTTGTTCTACAAATGCATTGGTGAAGAAGACAATGGATGACACAACCTTGCCACCAATGGCCCAATGGAATGTCTTAAAGCTGAAATATGAAGGTCTTCCTGATGAAACAACTCTGTCAGTTGCCAGTCAAGGGGGATTGCCATATTTCCGGGAGTCAATGGTGAAAGAGGGAAGTTTCATACGTATCCCTGATTTAAGGGATCCAATGGCATATAAATCGTTCTTGCCACGGCCTTTGGcatcaaaaatcccattttctgTTGTCCGGATCAATGAATTATTTAAGATTTTTGGTGTGGTGGATGAAACAAACATGAATGGGTATATTCGGGACACCCTCGAGATATGTGAGGAGAGCCCCATTCGAGGTGAGCAATGCACATGTGCCACTTCAGCTGAAGATCTCATCGATTTTGTTGTCGAAAAATTAGGGCACCATGTACACATGTGGAGTACTGAGAACGTCGAAGGATCTTATGAAAATGTCACAATTGAAGCCCTGAAACTCATCCATGGAAACCTCTCTGAATCACCAATCTTATGTCATAGTCAGCCATttccatttcaagtctattATTGCCATATTTTCCAGAAAGTAAAAGTATATATAGTTGATATACATGCTCGGAAGAAAGTGAATCATACGATCATGACATGCCATTATGATACATCAACTTGGAATCAGAACCATGTTGCTTTTAAGTTGCTGGGTTTTGGCCCAGGCCTAATTGAAGTATGTCATTGGATAACCGAGAATGGAATGGTCTGGACAAAGACTCTAGGTTGA